CCCGGCTCGATGATGGTGACATCGATATTGTGCGGCACCAGTTCGTAGGCGAGCTGTTCGAACATCGCCTCCACCGCGAACTTGTTGGCCGAATAGTGGCCGCCATAGGGCACGATCACGCGGCCCAGTTGCGACGACACGGCGAAGATCTGACCGCTGCCGGCAGCGCGCATGGCCGGCAGGACCGCGCGTGCCACGCGGTAATAGCCGAAGACGTTGGTATCGAACGCAAGCCGGGTCGCTTCCATGTCCTGAACCTCGATCGGACCGGAAATTCCGATGCCGGCGTTGTTCACCAGAACATCGAGCGCGCCGCCCGCTTGCCGCTCGGCCTCGGCCACGGCGCGCGCGACCATTTCATCGTCGAGAACGTCGAGTTCGAGCACGGTGATATCGAGGTCTTCGTCGCGTGCCAGTCGCTCCAGTTCCGCCGCCTCGGGCCGCGGCAGGTTCCGCATGGTCGCGAAGACTTTCGCGCCGAGGCGGGCGTAGTGCTCGG
The sequence above is a segment of the Pelagerythrobacter marensis genome. Coding sequences within it:
- a CDS encoding SDR family oxidoreductase; its protein translation is MPTIDRRSLLAGAAATTALAATATRARADAVSASPDLSGKSILITGCSSGFGRVGAEHYARLGAKVFATMRNLPRPEAAELERLARDEDLDITVLELDVLDDEMVARAVAEAERQAGGALDVLVNNAGIGISGPIEVQDMEATRLAFDTNVFGYYRVARAVLPAMRAAGSGQIFAVSSQLGRVIVPYGGHYSANKFAVEAMFEQLAYELVPHNIDVTIIEPGGYPTRVWVNRNIYTSALKDRAAEVHKAGYPEIVARMGTEDGSGRTADVMDIPHAIAEIIAMPPGTRPLRRAVSGSAIPQTEINRVAAATQVAWLGRSERLGPLVRAVHE